A section of the Rhizobium sp. Pop5 genome encodes:
- a CDS encoding acetylxylan esterase, with translation MTIPKIHPFAFDPTYGMRLEELLAVEPPEEPAGFDAFWEARYRKALDVDPQPALSLSKLSHPDWHVLDLVYLSTGGFKIGGWLLLPREGRVKRGLVVGHGYGGRDQPDFNLPVEETAVIFPCCRGLSLSRHPPISENPSWHVLHDIDKRDSYIIGGCVEDIWLAVSTLATLYPWLSGHIGYSGISFGGGVGAMAIAYDERIDRGHLALPSFGHQPLRLKLPTVGSAQSVQEYQADHGNVLETLRFYDAATAATRIDVPMLTAVALFDPSVAPPCQFAVANAIRKYNEIFILDAGHFDYPGSAEQEAVLRDKIGQFFRVS, from the coding sequence ATGACCATTCCCAAGATACATCCCTTCGCCTTCGACCCCACCTACGGCATGCGGCTCGAAGAGCTTCTCGCGGTCGAACCGCCGGAGGAGCCTGCGGGTTTCGATGCGTTCTGGGAGGCGCGGTATCGGAAGGCGCTTGATGTCGATCCGCAGCCGGCGCTTTCGCTCAGCAAGCTCAGCCATCCCGACTGGCACGTGCTCGACCTCGTCTATCTCTCGACTGGCGGGTTCAAGATCGGCGGCTGGCTTTTGCTGCCGCGTGAGGGGCGGGTGAAGCGAGGTCTCGTCGTCGGGCATGGGTATGGCGGGCGGGATCAGCCTGACTTCAATCTGCCGGTCGAGGAAACGGCGGTGATCTTTCCCTGCTGCCGCGGACTGTCGCTGAGCAGGCATCCGCCGATTTCCGAGAACCCGTCCTGGCATGTGCTTCACGATATCGATAAGCGGGATTCCTATATCATCGGCGGCTGCGTCGAGGATATCTGGCTCGCGGTCTCGACGCTTGCTACGCTCTATCCCTGGCTTTCCGGCCATATCGGCTATAGCGGCATCAGCTTCGGCGGCGGCGTCGGGGCGATGGCGATCGCTTATGACGAGCGCATCGATCGCGGCCATCTGGCGCTGCCGAGCTTCGGCCACCAGCCGCTGCGGCTGAAACTGCCGACCGTCGGCAGCGCGCAGTCGGTGCAGGAATATCAGGCCGACCATGGCAACGTGCTGGAGACGCTGCGCTTCTACGATGCGGCGACCGCGGCGACGCGGATCGATGTGCCGATGCTGACGGCGGTGGCGCTTTTCGACCCTTCGGTCGCGCCGCCCTGCCAGTTCGCTGTCGCAAATGCGATACGGAAATATAATGAAATCTTCATCCTGGACGCCGGTCATTTCGATTACCCTGGAAGTGCTGAGCAAGAGGCGGTTCTCCGCGACAAGATCGGACAGTT
- a CDS encoding alpha/beta fold hydrolase: MMMNRRAFSAALVAGTAATLLSTRVMAATSAPVKARNIVLAHGLFADGSCWTEVITRLQAAGLNATAVQNPLTTLPEAVAAVTRVLDRQDGPTVLVGHSFSGMLVTEAGMHSNVSALVYVAARAPDAGEDYTALAKTYPTPPASAGIVFDGDEGRLSEAAFLRDFAGDLPEAKAKVLYAVQQPFQKALLSGKTTQAAWRSKPSWYAVSTEDRTIDPDLERFMAKRMGAKTIEVKASHLSLISHPDEITQLILEAAGAAA; this comes from the coding sequence ATGATGATGAACAGACGGGCTTTTTCGGCCGCCCTCGTTGCCGGCACTGCCGCCACTCTTCTCTCCACCCGCGTCATGGCCGCGACATCAGCACCCGTTAAGGCGCGCAATATTGTGCTGGCGCACGGGCTGTTTGCCGACGGCTCCTGCTGGACCGAGGTGATCACGCGCCTGCAGGCGGCAGGGCTCAACGCGACTGCCGTGCAGAACCCGCTGACGACGCTGCCGGAGGCCGTTGCTGCCGTCACGCGCGTGCTCGACCGCCAGGACGGACCGACGGTTCTGGTCGGACATTCCTTTTCCGGAATGCTCGTCACCGAGGCCGGCATGCATTCGAATGTTTCGGCGCTCGTCTACGTCGCGGCGCGGGCGCCGGATGCGGGCGAGGATTATACGGCGCTCGCCAAGACTTATCCCACGCCGCCGGCTTCGGCCGGCATCGTCTTCGACGGCGATGAAGGGCGCCTGAGCGAGGCCGCTTTCCTCAGAGATTTCGCCGGCGACCTGCCGGAGGCCAAGGCAAAAGTGCTCTATGCCGTGCAGCAGCCGTTCCAGAAGGCGCTGCTATCAGGCAAGACCACGCAGGCCGCCTGGCGCTCCAAGCCGAGCTGGTACGCGGTTTCGACCGAGGACCGGACGATCGATCCCGATCTCGAACGTTTCATGGCCAAGCGCATGGGCGCAAAGACCATCGAAGTGAAGGCCAGCCACCTCTCGCTGATCTCGCATCCGGATGAAATCACGCAGCTGATCCTGGAGGCGGCGGGGGCTGCGGCCTGA
- a CDS encoding MarR family winged helix-turn-helix transcriptional regulator has translation MPASKSAKSPDMPAPASPQAGKEDRKLSNFLCFAVYSANLAFGRAYKPILDELGLTYTQYIALVALSEEENQTVSMLGEKLFLESNTLTPILKKLESTGYLTRHRDPADERQVRVSLTPAGRDLLLEVDPDGTLIAASGLGDDFPVVQQSVTRLRDNLLRAQAEPEKP, from the coding sequence ATGCCTGCATCTAAAAGCGCAAAATCACCCGACATGCCTGCGCCCGCCTCCCCGCAAGCGGGCAAGGAGGACAGGAAGCTTTCGAACTTCCTCTGCTTCGCGGTCTATTCCGCCAATCTCGCCTTCGGCCGCGCCTATAAGCCGATCCTGGACGAGCTTGGCCTGACCTACACGCAATATATCGCGCTGGTCGCCCTCTCCGAAGAGGAGAACCAGACGGTCAGCATGCTGGGAGAAAAGCTGTTCCTCGAATCCAATACGCTGACGCCGATCCTCAAGAAGCTGGAATCGACAGGCTATCTCACCCGCCATCGCGATCCCGCCGATGAACGGCAGGTCCGCGTGAGCCTGACGCCGGCCGGGCGCGATCTCCTCCTCGAGGTCGATCCCGACGGCACGCTGATTGCCGCCAGCGGCCTCGGCGATGATTTCCCCGTCGTGCAGCAGTCGGTGACGAGGCTGCGCGACAACCTGCTGCGGGCGCAGGCCGAACCGGAAAAGCCTTGA
- a CDS encoding NUDIX hydrolase: MPEIAMGALSRNGMLLLARRSSERRIYPDRWSLPGGHIEDGEDAETAMRRELMEEISVAPERWQLAAKFVSQAPPEASATFHVYHVDQWQGLPQLVGDEHTELRWFTAAEIQQETKLAPLQLGDLLASLAIRGSDKN, translated from the coding sequence ATGCCCGAGATCGCGATGGGTGCCTTGAGCCGCAACGGGATGCTACTTCTCGCAAGGCGGAGTTCAGAGCGCAGGATCTATCCGGACCGCTGGAGTCTCCCCGGCGGCCACATCGAGGATGGCGAAGACGCCGAGACGGCGATGCGCCGGGAATTGATGGAGGAAATAAGCGTCGCGCCGGAACGCTGGCAGCTCGCGGCAAAGTTCGTATCGCAAGCTCCGCCCGAGGCATCCGCCACCTTCCACGTCTATCACGTCGACCAATGGCAGGGATTGCCGCAGCTTGTCGGCGACGAACATACCGAACTCAGATGGTTCACCGCCGCCGAAATCCAACAGGAAACCAAACTGGCGCCGCTCCAGCTCGGTGACTTACTCGCAAGCCTCGCCATACGAGGGAGCGACAAAAACTAA
- a CDS encoding epoxide hydrolase family protein produces the protein MSPTFSFSPTRRELLAATAAAGAVSLVAGVPGAWANGEEIRPFSVSFPQDQLDDLRRRVAATRWPDKETVADDSQGVQLSTIQKLAKHWATDYDWRKMEARLNAFPQFITEIDGLDIHFIHVRSKHENALPLIVTHGWPGSIIEQLKIIEPLTDPTAHGGSAEDAFHVVIPSLPGYGFSAKSTGSGSWNPPRIAHAWAALMQRLGYTKFVAQGGDWGNAVTELMAVQQPPGLLGIHTNMAATVPADIAKALAAGAMPPADLSPDERRAWDQLDDFYKNGLGYAIEMNNRPQTLYAIVDSPVGLAAWMLDHDIRSYRMIARVFDGETEGLTKDDILDNVTLYWLTNTAISSARLYWENAHHPSGGFFDPRGIKIPVAVSAFPDEIYQAPKSWAEKAYPKLIHYNRLEKGGHFAAWEQPMVFTAELRTAFRPLRQ, from the coding sequence ATGTCCCCCACATTTTCATTTTCGCCGACGCGGCGCGAACTGCTTGCTGCCACCGCCGCAGCCGGAGCCGTCAGCCTCGTCGCCGGCGTGCCCGGCGCGTGGGCGAACGGCGAGGAAATCCGCCCTTTCAGCGTCAGCTTCCCTCAGGACCAGCTCGACGATCTCAGGCGGCGCGTCGCCGCCACCCGCTGGCCGGATAAGGAAACGGTCGCGGACGACAGCCAGGGCGTGCAGCTTTCGACGATCCAGAAGCTCGCGAAGCATTGGGCGACGGATTACGACTGGCGCAAGATGGAGGCGCGGCTCAATGCCTTCCCGCAGTTCATCACCGAGATCGACGGTCTGGACATCCACTTCATCCATGTCCGCTCCAAGCATGAAAACGCGCTGCCGTTGATCGTCACGCATGGTTGGCCGGGCTCCATCATCGAGCAGTTGAAGATCATCGAACCGCTCACTGATCCGACAGCGCATGGCGGCAGCGCAGAGGACGCATTCCACGTGGTGATCCCGTCTTTGCCGGGCTACGGCTTTTCAGCGAAATCGACGGGATCGGGGAGCTGGAACCCGCCTCGCATTGCGCATGCCTGGGCGGCGCTGATGCAGCGTCTCGGCTACACCAAGTTCGTGGCGCAGGGTGGCGACTGGGGCAATGCGGTCACCGAACTGATGGCGGTGCAGCAACCGCCGGGATTGCTCGGCATCCACACCAATATGGCCGCCACCGTTCCCGCCGACATCGCCAAGGCGCTCGCTGCCGGGGCCATGCCGCCCGCCGATCTCTCGCCGGACGAAAGACGCGCCTGGGATCAGCTCGACGACTTCTACAAGAATGGGCTCGGCTACGCCATCGAGATGAACAACCGGCCGCAGACGCTCTATGCGATCGTCGACTCGCCGGTCGGACTCGCCGCCTGGATGCTCGACCACGATATTCGCAGCTACCGGATGATTGCGCGCGTTTTCGACGGAGAGACCGAGGGGCTGACGAAGGACGATATCCTCGACAACGTCACGCTCTACTGGCTGACGAACACGGCAATCTCGTCCGCGCGCCTCTATTGGGAAAACGCGCATCATCCGAGCGGCGGGTTCTTCGACCCCAGGGGCATCAAGATCCCCGTTGCCGTCAGCGCTTTTCCCGATGAGATCTACCAGGCGCCGAAGAGCTGGGCGGAGAAGGCCTATCCGAAGCTCATTCACTACAACAGGCTGGAGAAGGGCGGGCACTTCGCCGCATGGGAACAGCCGATGGTTTTCACTGCCGAGCTGAGGACGGCATTCCGGCCGCTGCGCCAGTAG
- a CDS encoding DUF3095 domain-containing protein, translated as MTSSHAEPHPAYDEFSLLLDPDVYEPLPEDWLIGITDVVSSTAAIGAGRYEDVNYAGASIIAALGNAWGSFDFPFVFRGDGAAFALPPGGLMAATSALRDVAEFARSDLHLDLRVGLVTVRDIRAGGRDVKIARYAASENATYAMFAGGGLKWAEQQIKNGRYLVKPGRYATKPDLTGLSCDWAPFASRRGEILSLLVEPRDDTSPEVFAALARRVLQVFDAAPRRSHPLSRDNAIPRNSARQVSADGWAEVASHSDFRKFDDGLRLTLDCTPEEIDSVEAILVAARARGEIDFGLHRQSHALMTCLVPSGRPDSHLHFLDGMGGGYAKAAEMMEEGALAAMSSRQPERAVRAAEA; from the coding sequence ATGACCAGCAGCCATGCGGAGCCGCACCCGGCCTATGACGAGTTTTCGCTTCTGCTCGATCCCGATGTCTATGAGCCGCTGCCCGAGGATTGGCTGATCGGCATCACCGACGTCGTCAGCTCGACCGCGGCAATCGGGGCAGGGCGCTATGAAGACGTCAACTATGCCGGCGCCTCTATCATCGCGGCACTCGGCAATGCCTGGGGCTCCTTCGATTTCCCGTTCGTGTTTCGCGGAGACGGAGCGGCCTTCGCCCTGCCGCCGGGCGGCCTGATGGCCGCGACGTCGGCATTGCGTGATGTGGCGGAGTTTGCCAGGAGCGATCTTCATCTTGACCTTCGTGTCGGGCTGGTCACCGTGCGCGATATTCGTGCCGGCGGGCGCGATGTGAAGATCGCGCGTTATGCCGCTTCCGAGAACGCGACCTATGCGATGTTTGCCGGTGGCGGGCTGAAATGGGCCGAGCAGCAGATCAAGAACGGCCGCTATCTGGTCAAGCCCGGCCGCTATGCGACGAAGCCTGACCTGACGGGCCTGAGCTGCGATTGGGCGCCGTTCGCCAGCCGGCGGGGCGAGATCCTGTCGCTGCTGGTCGAACCCCGCGACGATACCAGCCCCGAGGTTTTCGCGGCGCTCGCCAGGCGCGTGCTTCAGGTTTTCGATGCCGCGCCGCGCCGGTCACATCCGCTTTCGCGGGATAATGCTATCCCGAGGAACAGTGCGAGGCAGGTCAGTGCGGACGGCTGGGCGGAAGTCGCCTCCCATTCGGATTTCCGCAAGTTCGACGACGGTCTGCGCCTGACGCTGGACTGCACGCCGGAAGAGATCGACAGCGTCGAAGCCATTCTCGTCGCAGCAAGAGCGCGCGGCGAGATCGATTTCGGCCTGCACCGCCAGTCGCATGCGCTGATGACCTGCCTGGTGCCATCGGGCCGGCCGGATTCGCATCTGCATTTTCTGGACGGAATGGGCGGCGGCTATGCGAAAGCGGCCGAGATGATGGAGGAGGGCGCGCTTGCAGCAATGTCGTCGCGCCAGCCTGAAAGAGCAGTCAGGGCAGCAGAAGCATAG
- a CDS encoding Ohr family peroxiredoxin: MTEKLLFTGKTHIAGGRDGYARSSDGMLDIKLPQPHPAAENLFGAAWSACYIGAIELAASQRKVTLPAGPEVDAEITLNADNGSFFLRARFNVSLAGIERDVAEELIHAAHEICPYSKATRGNIDVETRLV, translated from the coding sequence ATGACCGAGAAGCTTCTTTTCACTGGCAAGACCCACATCGCCGGCGGCCGCGACGGCTATGCACGCAGCAGCGACGGCATGCTCGACATCAAGCTGCCGCAACCGCATCCGGCTGCCGAGAACCTGTTCGGCGCCGCCTGGTCCGCCTGCTATATCGGCGCCATCGAGCTTGCCGCGTCTCAGCGCAAGGTGACCCTGCCGGCCGGTCCCGAGGTCGATGCCGAGATCACTCTCAACGCCGACAACGGCTCCTTCTTCCTGCGCGCACGCTTCAATGTCAGCCTGGCCGGCATCGAGCGCGACGTCGCCGAGGAACTGATCCACGCAGCCCACGAGATCTGCCCTTATTCGAAGGCGACGCGCGGCAATATCGACGTCGAGACCAGGCTCGTCTGA
- a CDS encoding TCR/Tet family MFS transporter, whose amino-acid sequence MNKPLIVIFTAIGLDAAGIGLIFPILPRLLQEVTHAGNIAPYIGIMTALYALMQFIFAPVLGALSDNLGRRPVLLISLGGAAINYLVMAFAPELWMLLLGRAVAGLTSANVSVAMAYITDISAEDRRARRFGLFNATFGIGFIIGPVLGGLLGDQWLRLPFIAAAVLNACNMLLAFFILPESRTPARERIDLAALNPLRPLRWILSMKGLLPIILVFFILSATGEAYGTCWALWGFDTFHWNGLWIGLSLGAFGICQTVVQALLPGPASKRLGERGAVVVGIACACLALLAMAFASQGWIVFAIMPVFALGGIGTPAFQAFASRQVDPARQGQLQGVLTSAVSLASIIGPLAFSTFYLAVQQAWPGAIWLSVVAIYALAVPLVLLGTRAARPVQPASL is encoded by the coding sequence ATGAACAAACCCCTCATTGTTATTTTCACCGCAATCGGCCTCGACGCCGCAGGCATAGGGCTCATTTTTCCCATTCTCCCGCGGCTTCTCCAGGAGGTGACCCATGCCGGGAATATCGCTCCCTACATCGGGATCATGACGGCGCTCTACGCGCTGATGCAGTTCATCTTCGCGCCGGTGCTCGGCGCTTTGAGCGATAATCTCGGCCGGCGTCCCGTGCTGCTGATTTCGCTTGGCGGCGCTGCGATCAACTATCTCGTCATGGCGTTTGCGCCTGAGCTTTGGATGCTGCTGCTCGGCCGCGCCGTCGCCGGGCTCACCAGCGCCAACGTCTCCGTCGCCATGGCCTACATCACCGACATATCGGCCGAGGACAGGCGAGCCCGCCGTTTCGGCTTGTTCAACGCGACGTTCGGCATCGGTTTCATCATCGGCCCGGTGCTCGGCGGGCTGCTCGGTGATCAGTGGTTGCGGCTCCCCTTCATCGCCGCCGCCGTGCTGAACGCATGCAACATGCTGCTTGCCTTCTTCATCCTGCCGGAGTCCCGCACGCCGGCTCGCGAGAGGATCGACCTTGCGGCACTCAATCCGCTGCGGCCGCTGCGCTGGATCCTGTCGATGAAGGGGCTTCTGCCCATCATCCTCGTGTTTTTCATCCTGAGCGCCACCGGCGAAGCCTATGGCACCTGCTGGGCCTTGTGGGGTTTCGACACCTTCCACTGGAACGGCCTCTGGATCGGCCTTTCCTTGGGCGCCTTCGGCATATGCCAGACGGTGGTGCAGGCGCTATTGCCCGGCCCGGCCAGCAAACGGCTCGGCGAACGCGGGGCTGTTGTCGTCGGCATCGCCTGCGCCTGCCTTGCTCTCCTCGCCATGGCCTTTGCCAGCCAGGGCTGGATCGTGTTCGCGATCATGCCGGTCTTCGCGCTCGGCGGCATCGGCACGCCGGCGTTCCAGGCTTTCGCGAGCCGGCAGGTCGATCCGGCCCGCCAGGGCCAACTCCAGGGCGTGCTGACGTCGGCCGTCAGCCTGGCCTCGATCATCGGCCCGCTGGCCTTCTCGACATTCTATCTCGCCGTCCAGCAGGCGTGGCCCGGCGCCATCTGGCTCTCCGTCGTCGCCATCTATGCCTTGGCGGTTCCATTGGTTCTTCTCGGAACCCGGGCTGCCCGTCCTGTGCAACCTGCGAGCCTGTGA
- a CDS encoding TetR/AcrR family transcriptional regulator translates to MSTPPDLRTRKRLATRRAITLAADRLFRERGFEHVTVDEIATAADVGRMTVFNHFPRKEDMFFDRDEEGREILREALRQQEPGVSPIETLRRLAHRLVAEQAPFVQFSAGSEGFVETVERSETLKARARAIRDELAGMVAAALAESAGKDVDDPAAHLAAGLLLATWTVAFLQAHRSLRRSRDATEAKAVFLAIIDQGTIGLKAAMEGTPYA, encoded by the coding sequence ATGTCCACGCCACCAGACCTCAGAACCCGCAAGCGCCTCGCAACGCGACGCGCCATCACCTTGGCCGCCGACCGCCTCTTCCGCGAGCGGGGTTTCGAACACGTGACAGTCGATGAGATTGCCACCGCGGCCGATGTCGGGCGGATGACCGTTTTCAACCACTTCCCCCGCAAGGAGGACATGTTCTTCGACCGCGATGAGGAAGGCCGCGAAATCCTGCGCGAAGCCTTGCGGCAGCAAGAGCCCGGCGTCTCGCCGATCGAGACGCTGCGCCGGCTCGCGCACCGGCTCGTCGCCGAACAGGCGCCTTTCGTTCAATTTTCCGCAGGCAGCGAGGGTTTCGTCGAAACGGTCGAGCGCAGCGAAACGCTCAAGGCGCGGGCGAGAGCCATTCGGGACGAGCTGGCTGGAATGGTGGCCGCCGCGCTGGCGGAAAGTGCAGGAAAAGACGTTGACGATCCAGCCGCCCATCTCGCCGCCGGCCTGCTGCTCGCGACATGGACTGTCGCCTTCCTCCAGGCTCACCGGAGCCTTCGACGCAGCCGGGATGCCACTGAGGCGAAAGCCGTCTTTCTCGCCATCATCGATCAGGGCACCATCGGCCTCAAAGCCGCAATGGAAGGCACGCCTTACGCTTGA
- a CDS encoding NAD(P)/FAD-dependent oxidoreductase, with amino-acid sequence MITILGAGLGGLVLARILHINGMDVRIFESDASASARHQGGMLDMHVETGQAAIEAAGLYEEFRKMVLEEGDAFRILDKTGRVHLAEVGNDLRPEVERGQLRAMLIASLPEGIIRWGHRATAIAAEADGAYTISFANGLSVRTDVLIGADGAWSKVRPLLTNIQPVYTGLSFAEARLTEVSSRFPEQAEIVGTGTMMALSERKGILAHRQPGDVICSYAAFEAPAEWSAEVTSKAGGLLEDVLARFRGWDRPLVGLIAGSDAPLVARPLFALPVGHRWDRRAGVTLIGDAAHLMSPFAGEGANLAMRDGADLAQAILAHDDIEAALASYETAMFVRSESAAGESAAGLAMCFNDRTPAPVVDFFRGMQPDAPVSMGGG; translated from the coding sequence ATGATCACCATTCTCGGCGCCGGCCTTGGCGGGCTCGTTCTTGCCCGCATTCTGCATATCAACGGGATGGATGTGCGCATCTTCGAAAGCGACGCCTCTGCCTCCGCGCGGCATCAGGGCGGCATGCTCGACATGCATGTCGAGACCGGCCAGGCGGCGATCGAGGCGGCCGGCCTCTACGAAGAATTCCGCAAGATGGTCCTGGAGGAGGGCGACGCGTTTCGTATCCTCGACAAGACCGGCAGAGTGCATCTCGCGGAGGTCGGCAACGACCTGCGTCCCGAAGTCGAGCGCGGCCAATTGCGGGCCATGCTGATCGCATCGCTGCCGGAGGGGATCATCCGTTGGGGGCATCGCGCGACGGCGATCGCCGCCGAGGCGGATGGCGCCTATACCATCAGCTTCGCGAACGGGCTATCGGTCCGAACGGACGTGCTGATCGGCGCCGACGGCGCCTGGTCGAAGGTGCGGCCGTTGCTGACCAATATCCAGCCCGTCTATACCGGCCTATCATTCGCGGAAGCGCGTTTGACGGAGGTCTCCTCCCGGTTTCCGGAGCAGGCCGAGATCGTCGGGACGGGGACGATGATGGCGCTTTCCGAGCGCAAAGGCATTCTGGCCCATCGTCAACCGGGCGATGTGATCTGCAGTTACGCCGCCTTCGAGGCGCCGGCCGAATGGTCGGCCGAGGTTACGTCGAAGGCCGGAGGGCTGCTCGAAGACGTGCTGGCGCGGTTCCGCGGCTGGGATCGGCCGCTTGTCGGCCTCATCGCCGGAAGCGACGCGCCATTGGTTGCGAGGCCGCTCTTTGCCTTGCCCGTCGGCCATCGCTGGGACCGCAGGGCGGGCGTCACCTTGATCGGCGATGCCGCGCATCTGATGTCGCCCTTCGCCGGCGAGGGAGCCAATCTCGCCATGCGCGACGGCGCGGATCTGGCGCAGGCGATCCTTGCTCATGACGATATCGAGGCGGCGCTTGCCTCTTATGAAACCGCCATGTTTGTGCGCAGTGAAAGCGCTGCCGGAGAATCGGCCGCGGGTCTTGCAATGTGCTTCAACGATCGGACGCCAGCCCCGGTTGTCGATTTCTTCCGCGGCATGCAGCCGGACGCGCCGGTGTCGATGGGCGGCGGCTGA
- a CDS encoding TetR/AcrR family transcriptional regulator: MSRDGIISAALALFHEEGLAKITMRRVAAVLDTGPASLYVYISDTEDLHAEILDALLAGIAVPSLPADWRGRLKGTLRSYMSVLFEHPELARMAMSTMPSGANYLALVEKTLALLKEGGVQDAEAAWAVDLLLLYATAQAAEKAAWKASPRSPSDFSSLTAAIDAADAEALPNITRLGAELLSGRGERLDWGFDVLINGILMTRRAETKA; this comes from the coding sequence TTGAGCCGCGATGGGATCATCAGCGCCGCGCTGGCGCTTTTCCACGAGGAGGGACTGGCGAAGATCACCATGCGGCGCGTCGCCGCCGTGCTCGATACTGGTCCCGCATCGCTTTACGTCTATATCAGCGACACCGAGGATCTTCACGCAGAGATCCTCGACGCGCTGCTTGCCGGAATTGCCGTGCCGTCTTTGCCGGCCGACTGGCGTGGCCGGCTGAAGGGCACGCTTCGCAGCTATATGTCGGTGCTGTTCGAACATCCGGAACTGGCGCGCATGGCGATGTCGACCATGCCGAGCGGGGCGAACTATCTTGCGCTGGTAGAGAAGACCCTGGCGCTGTTGAAGGAGGGCGGGGTGCAGGATGCCGAGGCGGCATGGGCGGTCGACCTGCTCCTGCTTTATGCCACGGCGCAGGCTGCCGAGAAGGCCGCCTGGAAAGCATCCCCACGCTCGCCATCGGACTTTTCCTCGCTGACGGCGGCGATTGACGCCGCCGATGCCGAGGCCCTGCCGAATATCACGCGGCTGGGCGCCGAACTGCTGTCGGGCCGTGGCGAGCGGCTGGATTGGGGGTTCGATGTACTGATCAACGGCATCTTGATGACGCGGCGCGCGGAGACCAAGGCATGA
- a CDS encoding extensin family protein, with translation MAFVSFPRRFLLPVLLSAALTTCSISDGLTPPANVDNGTRVSSISRVPAARMARAERLAPAESQASYPVSSVPAGNSQGSVDYLDTPNLAGTGHPALTQSAPGTQSAPGTQSAPAGRAARGARLPMIDSDEAMAAGQQSGNWGGTQNLAIPSGGVNMDEELGAEPVVGLAQEQQQQIAEGNATEPVVDGIGTDSPTQLNQPMRQPAQQAMPQPAARTELRRAPAWSDGSPVVAPGRVPEEDESQEVAMLRPNNPMMSEPAAPVDPSVMPASELACRRELKRMGVLFDDKPPISQGPACQVPYPVSLKGLSGNIGVRPAVTLNCQVTLAFAKWVKNELAPSARYRYWTGIQTIEPLGGYSCRRMNNSRQRYNPMSEHAHGNAIDVGKFVLKNGHEIDVRKKGLFSFREGRLLKAVRSDSCRYFNTVLGPGSNPEHWNHFHFDLRSRKGGRVYCD, from the coding sequence ATGGCGTTTGTTTCCTTTCCTCGGCGATTCCTCCTGCCTGTGCTGCTCTCGGCGGCGCTGACGACCTGTTCGATCAGCGATGGGCTCACGCCGCCGGCCAATGTCGACAACGGGACCAGGGTCAGCTCGATCTCGCGGGTGCCGGCGGCGCGGATGGCGCGCGCCGAGCGCCTTGCGCCGGCGGAAAGCCAGGCCTCCTATCCCGTTTCCAGCGTGCCTGCCGGCAATTCGCAGGGCTCCGTCGATTACCTCGATACCCCGAACCTTGCCGGCACCGGACATCCCGCGCTGACGCAGTCAGCGCCGGGGACGCAGTCAGCGCCGGGGACGCAGTCAGCGCCGGCGGGGCGGGCAGCGCGTGGCGCCCGCCTGCCGATGATCGACAGCGACGAGGCGATGGCGGCAGGCCAGCAGAGCGGCAACTGGGGCGGTACGCAGAACCTCGCGATCCCGTCGGGCGGCGTCAACATGGATGAGGAGCTCGGGGCCGAGCCCGTGGTCGGGCTGGCGCAGGAGCAACAGCAGCAGATCGCCGAAGGCAATGCCACCGAGCCGGTGGTCGACGGCATCGGCACCGATAGTCCGACGCAGCTCAATCAGCCGATGCGCCAGCCCGCGCAGCAGGCAATGCCGCAGCCGGCAGCACGGACCGAGTTGAGGAGGGCGCCTGCCTGGAGCGACGGCAGCCCCGTCGTGGCGCCGGGCCGCGTGCCTGAAGAGGACGAAAGCCAAGAGGTCGCGATGCTGCGGCCGAACAACCCGATGATGAGCGAGCCGGCCGCGCCGGTCGATCCGAGCGTCATGCCGGCCTCAGAGCTTGCCTGCCGGCGCGAACTGAAGCGCATGGGCGTGCTCTTCGACGACAAGCCGCCGATCTCGCAAGGGCCGGCCTGCCAGGTGCCCTATCCGGTGTCGCTGAAGGGACTTTCCGGCAATATCGGCGTTCGCCCCGCCGTGACGCTGAACTGCCAGGTGACGCTCGCCTTCGCCAAATGGGTGAAGAACGAACTCGCGCCATCGGCGCGCTATCGCTACTGGACCGGCATCCAGACGATCGAACCGCTCGGCGGCTATTCCTGCCGGCGCATGAACAACAGCCGGCAAAGATATAATCCGATGTCGGAACATGCCCACGGCAATGCGATCGACGTCGGCAAGTTCGTCTTGAAGAACGGCCATGAGATCGATGTGCGCAAGAAGGGCCTGTTCTCCTTCCGCGAAGGCCGGCTCCTGAAGGCGGTGCGCAGCGACAGCTGCCGCTATTTCAACACCGTGCTTGGCCCGGGCAGCAATCCGGAGCACTGGAACCATTTCCACTTCGACCTGCGCTCCCGCAAGGGCGGCAGGGTCTATTGCGATTAG